GTCCCGAACCCCGTGCGGTCCGCGATGAAGTCCATCGTCTGGTCGGTGGCCTCCAGCAACTCCTGCGCCAGCAGCACCCGTTGACGCAGCAGCCAGCGGTAGGGGGTGGTCCCCGTCTCCTGCTGGAAGCGCCGGGCGAAGGTGCGCGGCGACATGTGCGCGCGGGCGGCGAGCTGTTCGACGGTCACCTCCTGATCGAGGTGGCGCTCCATCCAGGCGAGCGTCTCCCCGACCGTGTCGCACTGCGAGCGCGGCAGCGGCCGTTCGATGTACTGGGCCTGGCCGCCGTCGCGGTGCGGCGGCACCACCATGCGCCGCGCGATGCTGTTGGCGACCTCCGGGCCCTGCTCCTTGCGGACGATGTGCAGACAGGCGTCGATGCCGGAGGCGGTGCCCGCCGAAGTGATCACCGGGTCCTCGTCCACGTACAGCACGTCCGGTTCGACCTTCGCGCGCGGGTGGCGCGCGGCCAGCGTGTCGGCGTGCCGCCAGTGGACCGCGCAGCGGCGGCCGTCGAGCAGTCCGGCCGCGCCGAGCACGAAGACCCCGGAGCAGACGCTCAGCACCTTGGTGCCGCGCTCGGCGGCCCGGACCAGGGCGTCGAGCAGCGCGGGAGGGTAGGTGCGCCCGATGTAGTGGCTCCCGGCGGGCACGACGATCAGGTCGGCCTCCTCCAGCCGGT
This sequence is a window from Streptomyces ortus. Protein-coding genes within it:
- a CDS encoding helix-turn-helix domain-containing protein; protein product: MLTNVAAVLLDGAHPFELGVVCEVFGLDRSDEGLPAYDFAVASAEGPSLATHVPGLTLSTPYGLDRLEEADLIVVPAGSHYIGRTYPPALLDALVRAAERGTKVLSVCSGVFVLGAAGLLDGRRCAVHWRHADTLAARHPRAKVEPDVLYVDEDPVITSAGTASGIDACLHIVRKEQGPEVANSIARRMVVPPHRDGGQAQYIERPLPRSQCDTVGETLAWMERHLDQEVTVEQLAARAHMSPRTFARRFQQETGTTPYRWLLRQRVLLAQELLEATDQTMDFIADRTGFGTAAALRHQFVRSLGTTPNAYRRTFRGPQAA